Proteins encoded by one window of Brevibacterium atlanticum:
- the dnaB gene encoding replicative DNA helicase produces the protein MSNDQGYDGLRTPPQDVEAEQSVLGAMLLSKDAIADCVETMKGDDFYKPAHETIYEAVLDLYSRGEPADSVTVANYLTKTGDLARVGGAAYLHTLISSVPTAANAGYYAAIVSEQAVLRRLVEAGTRIVQMGYDAEGDTDDVVNSAQAEIYKVTERHTTEDYVILSDILGEVAQEIERNGNTDSQTAGVPTGFTEFDNLTNGLHPGTMIVIAARPGVGKSTLALDFIRSAAIHNNAAAVFFSLEMGKNELVMRLLSAESEIPLQNLRRGELSPHDWTTLAATEARINGAPLFVDDSPNMALTEIRAKCRRLKQQHDLQMVCVDYLQLMSSGKRVESRQQEVSEFSRSLKLLAKELEVPVIALSQLNRGSEQRTDKRPMISDLRESGSIEQDADMVLLIHREDMYDKEHERAGEADIIVAKHRAGPTMDIPVAFQGAKSRFVNMPQ, from the coding sequence GTGAGCAACGACCAGGGGTATGACGGTCTGAGGACCCCTCCGCAGGACGTCGAGGCCGAGCAGAGCGTACTCGGTGCGATGCTTTTGTCGAAGGACGCCATCGCCGACTGCGTCGAGACGATGAAGGGCGATGACTTCTACAAGCCCGCTCACGAAACCATCTACGAAGCCGTGCTCGACCTCTACTCCCGAGGCGAACCCGCCGACTCGGTGACGGTGGCGAACTATCTGACGAAGACCGGCGACCTCGCCCGCGTCGGCGGTGCCGCCTACCTGCACACGCTCATCTCCTCCGTGCCGACCGCAGCCAACGCCGGCTACTATGCCGCGATCGTCAGCGAACAGGCCGTGCTGCGTCGCCTCGTCGAAGCCGGCACGCGCATCGTGCAGATGGGCTACGACGCCGAAGGCGACACCGACGACGTCGTGAACTCCGCGCAGGCGGAGATCTACAAGGTCACCGAACGCCATACGACCGAGGACTACGTCATCCTCTCCGACATCCTCGGCGAGGTGGCCCAGGAGATCGAACGCAACGGCAACACCGACAGTCAGACCGCGGGTGTGCCCACCGGCTTCACCGAGTTCGACAACCTCACCAACGGTCTGCACCCGGGTACGATGATCGTCATCGCCGCCCGACCCGGTGTCGGCAAGTCGACGCTGGCGCTCGACTTCATCCGGTCGGCGGCGATCCACAACAATGCGGCCGCCGTGTTCTTCTCACTCGAGATGGGCAAGAACGAGCTCGTCATGCGTCTGCTCTCGGCGGAGTCGGAGATCCCGCTGCAGAATCTGCGCCGCGGCGAACTCAGCCCGCACGATTGGACCACCCTGGCCGCGACCGAGGCTCGGATCAACGGTGCTCCGCTGTTCGTCGACGATTCGCCGAACATGGCGCTGACCGAGATCCGTGCGAAGTGCCGCAGGCTCAAGCAGCAGCACGATCTGCAGATGGTCTGCGTCGACTATCTGCAGCTGATGTCCTCGGGCAAGCGTGTCGAATCGCGTCAGCAGGAGGTCTCGGAGTTCTCCCGTTCGCTCAAGCTGCTGGCCAAGGAGCTCGAGGTCCCGGTCATCGCGCTGTCCCAGCTCAACCGTGGCAGCGAGCAGCGCACCGACAAACGACCGATGATCTCGGATCTGCGTGAGTCCGGTTCGATCGAGCAGGACGCCGATATGGTCCTCCTCATCCACCGTGAGGACATGTACGACAAGGAACACGAACGCGCCGGTGAGGCCGACATCATCGTCGCCAAGCACCGTGCCGGTCCGACGATGGACATCCCCGTGGCGTTCCAGGGTGCGAAGTCCCGCTTCGTCAACATGCCGCAGTGA